The Cupriavidus nantongensis genome has a segment encoding these proteins:
- a CDS encoding DUF3613 domain-containing protein, whose translation MTANLLVPIRKRAACVALCLWTLAPLAYAQDDAAPTEAAGMPTARPAQREIGADTRTILAIQREGTQAGPMLPMHGEQAALGYERYLNSFRFALPEFYTGQANASTTRAGSAGQMLGGK comes from the coding sequence ATGACAGCCAATCTTCTTGTTCCGATCCGAAAGCGCGCCGCATGCGTGGCGCTGTGCCTGTGGACACTGGCCCCGCTGGCCTACGCGCAGGACGACGCCGCGCCGACCGAAGCCGCCGGCATGCCCACCGCGCGGCCCGCGCAGCGCGAGATCGGCGCCGACACCCGCACGATCCTGGCGATCCAGCGCGAGGGCACGCAGGCCGGGCCGATGCTGCCGATGCACGGCGAACAGGCCGCGCTGGGCTACGAGCGTTACCTGAACAGCTTCCGCTTCGCGCTGCCCGAGTTCTACACCGGCCAGGCCAACGCCAGCACCACGCGCGCCGGCTCGGCCGGGCAGATGCTGGGCGGAAAATG